GTCATCGGTCCGACGCCAGGGACGTTTCCCCAGTTCACCCATGTAAACGTCGCCTGAATTGTTTCGTCGTGGTAGGAACCCATCTTCACGGCGAAGATCACCGCTGACAGGATCAGGCCAAGGAACACAATCCCCGTCTCGATGATGTCACCCTGCCTCGGGAGGCGTTTATTGAAGAAAATAAGAATCGTAAACCCGAGGAGCGGGAGAAGATAAGCAACAACGCTAAGCTGGATAATCGTGTCGTGAGACATTGTCAGTTTTTGGCTCTACTTGTTCCCGATGGAAATGCCGTCCGTTCAGTCTTTGAGTTGATTGATCTCGTCGACGTTCACAGTGTTGAAGTTCTGGTAGATGTTCAGGATGATTGCCAGGGCGATTGCCGCCTCGGCGGCTGCGAGGATGATCACGAAGATCGCGATGACCTGCCCATCCAGCGTCCCGGTCGTAAACCTTGAGAAAGCCAGGAAATTAATGTTCGCGGCGTTCAGCACCAGCTCGATTCCCATGAGGACCATGATCGCATTGCGGCGCGTCAGGATCGCAAAGACCCCGAGAGAAAACAGGATGCCGCTGATCAGCAAGAAATGGTTCAGACCGGGAGTCTGCAGCCACTGCAGAAATTGTTCAA
This genomic window from Ignavibacteriales bacterium contains:
- the nuoK gene encoding NADH-quinone oxidoreductase subunit NuoK, translated to MTIEQFLQWLQTPGLNHFLLISGILFSLGVFAILTRRNAIMVLMGIELVLNAANINFLAFSRFTTGTLDGQVIAIFVIILAAAEAAIALAIILNIYQNFNTVNVDEINQLKD